The Prochlorococcus sp. MIT 1300 genome has a window encoding:
- the rpsC gene encoding 30S ribosomal protein S3: MGHKIHPTGLRLGITQEHRSRWYAPSKTYPILLQEDDRIRTFIHKKYGAAGISDVLIARKADQLEVELKTARPGVLVGRQGSGIEELRTGIQKTIGDRSRQVRINVVEVERVDADAFLLAEYIAQQLEKRVAFRRTIRMAVQRAQRAGVLGLKIQVGGRLNGAEIARTEWTREGRVPLHTLRAEIDYATKVATTTYGVLGIKVWVFKGEVLAKEDQPVPVGANPRRRGNRRPQQFEDRSNEG; encoded by the coding sequence ATGGGACACAAAATCCATCCAACTGGCTTACGACTGGGGATCACCCAGGAGCACCGATCCCGTTGGTATGCCCCCAGTAAGACTTATCCGATTCTTCTTCAAGAGGATGACAGAATCCGAACGTTCATCCATAAGAAGTATGGTGCTGCTGGTATTAGTGATGTATTGATTGCTCGTAAAGCAGATCAACTTGAAGTTGAACTCAAGACTGCCAGGCCAGGCGTTTTGGTGGGGCGCCAGGGAAGCGGTATAGAAGAACTCCGTACAGGCATCCAAAAAACTATTGGTGATCGGAGCCGACAGGTCAGGATCAATGTGGTTGAGGTTGAAAGAGTAGACGCAGATGCTTTTTTGCTTGCTGAATACATTGCTCAGCAGCTTGAAAAGAGGGTCGCTTTTAGAAGAACAATACGAATGGCCGTTCAACGTGCTCAGCGTGCAGGAGTCTTGGGCCTAAAGATTCAAGTTGGTGGAAGGCTTAATGGCGCTGAAATAGCTCGCACAGAGTGGACTCGTGAAGGTCGAGTACCGTTGCACACTCTTCGTGCTGAGATTGATTATGCGACAAAGGTCGCCACTACTACCTACGGGGTTTTAGGAATCAAAGTATGGGTCTTTAAAGGTGAAGTACTAGCTAAAGAAGACCAACCAGTGCCTGTGGGTGCAAACCCACGGCGGAGGGGTAACAGGAGACCCCAACAGTTTGAAGACCGTTCTAACGAGGGATGA
- the rplP gene encoding 50S ribosomal protein L16, translated as MLSPKRVKFRKQQRGRMRGVATRGNTIAFGKFALQAQECGWITSRQIEASRRAMTRYVKRGGKIWIRIFPDKPVTMRPAETRMGSGKGNPEFWVAVVKPGRILFEMGGSEEITEAIAKEAMRLAQYKLPVKTKFLSLEEEENNSSVDSQSSESSTLTPAES; from the coding sequence ATGTTAAGTCCGAAACGCGTCAAATTCCGTAAGCAACAAAGGGGCCGTATGCGCGGTGTTGCTACTAGGGGCAACACAATTGCCTTTGGTAAGTTTGCCCTGCAAGCTCAAGAGTGTGGTTGGATCACATCTCGCCAAATTGAGGCGAGTCGACGAGCAATGACCCGTTATGTAAAACGGGGAGGGAAGATTTGGATCAGAATCTTTCCAGATAAGCCTGTCACTATGAGGCCTGCTGAGACTCGTATGGGTTCTGGTAAAGGTAATCCAGAGTTTTGGGTTGCTGTTGTCAAGCCTGGTCGAATACTTTTTGAGATGGGGGGCAGTGAGGAAATTACTGAAGCCATAGCTAAAGAGGCTATGCGTCTCGCTCAGTACAAGCTTCCGGTCAAAACAAAGTTTTTGTCCTTGGAGGAAGAAGAAAACAATTCTTCAGTTGACTCTCAGTCTTCTGAAAGCTCAACCCTTACCCCCGCGGAGTCTTAA
- the rpmC gene encoding 50S ribosomal protein L29 has protein sequence MARSDTAEVRKLTDADITEQIDGLRRELFDLRFQQATRQLTNTHRFKEARIKLAQLLTVQKERSRSSSPS, from the coding sequence ATGGCTCGATCCGACACAGCTGAGGTGAGGAAGCTCACTGATGCCGACATCACAGAACAGATTGACGGTCTTCGCCGTGAATTGTTTGATCTGCGCTTTCAGCAAGCTACTAGGCAGCTCACTAACACCCATCGTTTCAAAGAGGCACGCATCAAACTTGCCCAACTTTTGACGGTGCAGAAGGAGCGGAGTCGCTCCAGCTCTCCCTCCTGA
- the rpsQ gene encoding 30S ribosomal protein S17, which yields MALKERLGTVVSDKMDKTVVVAVVNRFPHPIYQKTVSRTTRYKAHDEENTCRVGDRVRITETRPVSRSKRWSVAEVLSHSFKAEEEASK from the coding sequence ATGGCACTTAAGGAAAGGCTCGGTACTGTCGTCAGCGACAAAATGGATAAAACGGTTGTCGTGGCAGTCGTTAACCGTTTCCCACATCCCATCTATCAGAAAACGGTTAGCAGAACTACTCGATATAAGGCTCACGATGAGGAGAACACTTGTCGTGTAGGGGATCGAGTTCGTATTACGGAGACTCGACCAGTAAGCAGGTCAAAACGATGGTCTGTAGCAGAAGTTCTTAGCCACAGCTTTAAAGCTGAGGAGGAGGCCTCAAAATGA
- the rplN gene encoding 50S ribosomal protein L14, with protein sequence MIQQETFLTVADNSGAKRIQCIRVLGSNRRYAHVGDVIVAAVKDAMPNMGVKKSEVVKAVVVRTKATMRRDTGNSIRFDDNAAVLINDDKNPRGTRVFGPVARELRERNFTKIVSLAPEVI encoded by the coding sequence ATGATTCAACAAGAAACATTCTTAACTGTTGCTGATAACAGTGGAGCCAAACGAATTCAATGTATCCGAGTTTTGGGGTCGAATAGACGTTATGCCCATGTCGGGGACGTAATAGTTGCCGCAGTAAAGGATGCGATGCCAAATATGGGCGTCAAAAAGTCTGAGGTTGTCAAAGCAGTTGTTGTTCGTACTAAGGCAACTATGCGGCGGGATACAGGCAATTCGATTCGTTTTGATGATAATGCGGCAGTACTTATTAATGACGATAAAAACCCTCGTGGTACAAGGGTTTTTGGACCTGTCGCGCGTGAATTACGAGAGCGTAATTTCACTAAAATAGTTTCTCTTGCTCCGGAGGTGATCTGA
- the rplX gene encoding 50S ribosomal protein L24: MTNSTQKPTPSKHVKMRIRKGDTVQVITGKDKGKTGEVIRTIPLQNRVIVQGINLRTKHVKPTQEGETGRIVTEEASLHASNVMLYSTSKKVASRVELFVDKDGTKKRRLKKTGELID, translated from the coding sequence ATGACAAATTCGACTCAAAAACCGACACCTTCTAAGCACGTCAAGATGCGTATTCGGAAGGGTGACACTGTGCAGGTGATTACTGGAAAAGATAAAGGGAAAACAGGAGAAGTTATACGAACAATTCCTCTTCAAAATCGTGTGATAGTGCAAGGTATCAATCTTCGTACCAAGCACGTTAAGCCAACTCAAGAGGGGGAAACTGGTCGAATAGTTACTGAAGAGGCATCTCTCCATGCATCGAATGTAATGCTGTATTCAACTTCTAAAAAGGTTGCAAGTCGGGTTGAACTTTTTGTAGATAAAGATGGAACGAAGAAGCGTCGATTAAAGAAAACTGGTGAATTAATTGATTAA
- the rplE gene encoding 50S ribosomal protein L5, whose protein sequence is MSLKKRYREKIQPKLLKDLNLSNIHQVPRVVKVTVNRGLGEAAQNAKSLEASINELATITGQKVLVTRAKKAIAGFKIRQGMPIGCAVTLRGERMYAFLERLINLALPRIRDFRGVSPKSFDGRGNYTLGVREQIIFPEISFDKIDAIRGMDITIVTSARSDEEGRALLREMGMPFRNN, encoded by the coding sequence ATGTCACTTAAAAAACGCTATAGAGAGAAAATTCAGCCAAAGTTGCTGAAAGATTTAAATCTCTCAAATATCCATCAAGTTCCAAGGGTGGTAAAAGTCACGGTAAATCGTGGACTTGGAGAAGCTGCCCAAAATGCTAAGTCTCTGGAAGCATCCATAAATGAATTAGCAACAATTACTGGTCAGAAAGTATTGGTGACTAGAGCCAAGAAAGCAATCGCTGGATTTAAAATTCGGCAAGGAATGCCAATTGGCTGTGCCGTAACTCTTAGAGGGGAAAGGATGTATGCCTTTTTAGAGAGATTGATTAATTTAGCGCTCCCAAGGATTCGTGACTTCCGAGGCGTAAGCCCTAAGAGTTTTGATGGGCGTGGTAATTACACCCTGGGTGTGAGGGAGCAAATTATTTTCCCTGAGATTTCTTTCGACAAAATTGATGCAATCAGGGGAATGGACATCACCATTGTGACTTCAGCCCGTTCGGATGAAGAGGGCCGTGCCCTGCTTCGTGAGATGGGAATGCCTTTTCGCAATAACTGA
- the rpsH gene encoding 30S ribosomal protein S8, protein MANHDPISDMLTRIRNASEKRHETTKVPASRMSRSIAKVLQQEGFIADISEEGEGVRSQLVLQLKYSGKHRHPTIRSMQRVSKPGLRIYKNTRGLPKVLGGLGVAIISTSKGVMSDRDARKQGVGGEVLCYVY, encoded by the coding sequence ATGGCTAATCACGATCCAATTTCAGACATGCTGACTCGCATTCGCAATGCTAGTGAGAAGCGTCATGAAACCACTAAGGTTCCAGCTTCACGCATGTCTCGCAGCATTGCGAAAGTTCTTCAGCAAGAAGGTTTCATTGCTGACATTAGTGAGGAAGGAGAGGGAGTCCGATCACAGCTAGTGCTTCAATTGAAGTACAGCGGAAAACATCGGCATCCAACAATTCGCTCAATGCAGAGAGTTAGCAAGCCAGGATTGCGCATTTATAAAAACACTCGTGGACTTCCAAAAGTTCTTGGCGGTTTGGGAGTTGCCATCATTTCCACCTCTAAGGGTGTGATGAGTGACCGTGACGCCCGTAAACAAGGCGTTGGCGGAGAAGTCCTCTGCTACGTGTATTGA
- the rplF gene encoding 50S ribosomal protein L6, whose protein sequence is MSRIGKTPIQLPEKVAVTLDGLSVTVKGPKGELSRTLPDGVSISQVENTIVVAPTSEKRKSRERHGLCRTLIANMVEGVSKGYSRRLEIVGVGSRAQVKGKTLVVSAGFSHPVEVVPPSGITFAVENNTNVTVSGADKELVGNEAAKIRAIRPPEPYKGKGIKYQGERIRRKAGKSGKK, encoded by the coding sequence ATGTCTCGTATAGGGAAAACACCAATTCAGTTGCCAGAGAAAGTTGCCGTTACACTTGATGGCCTTTCTGTGACGGTAAAAGGGCCTAAAGGTGAGTTGAGCCGAACTCTGCCGGATGGTGTGAGTATTAGTCAGGTTGAAAACACCATAGTGGTGGCACCAACCAGTGAGAAACGTAAGTCCAGGGAACGTCATGGACTATGCAGGACTTTGATCGCAAATATGGTCGAGGGGGTTAGTAAGGGTTATTCCCGCAGATTGGAAATCGTTGGAGTTGGTTCTCGTGCTCAGGTGAAGGGTAAGACCTTGGTTGTGAGTGCTGGCTTTAGTCATCCTGTAGAAGTTGTTCCTCCCTCAGGCATAACTTTTGCTGTCGAGAACAACACTAATGTGACTGTTTCTGGGGCTGATAAGGAGTTGGTAGGGAACGAAGCTGCGAAAATTCGTGCAATTCGTCCACCTGAACCTTACAAGGGGAAGGGGATTAAATACCAAGGAGAACGCATAAGAAGGAAGGCCGGTAAATCTGGCAAGAAATAA
- the rplR gene encoding 50S ribosomal protein L18 produces the protein MSTLSRKQQTQKRHKRLRRHLNGTPSRPRLAVFRSNNHIYAQVIDDEAQSTLCAASTLDKALRTTLKADGSSCDASIAVGELVAKRALEKGIQQVVFDRGGNLYHGRVKALADAAREAGLKF, from the coding sequence ATGTCAACTCTTTCTCGAAAACAGCAGACACAGAAGCGCCACAAGCGTCTTCGTCGTCATTTGAATGGGACTCCAAGCCGCCCTCGTTTGGCAGTTTTTCGTTCAAACAATCATATTTATGCCCAGGTTATTGATGATGAAGCTCAAAGCACTTTATGTGCTGCTTCAACCTTGGACAAGGCATTGCGCACTACGCTCAAAGCTGATGGGAGCAGTTGTGATGCATCGATCGCTGTCGGCGAGTTGGTTGCTAAACGTGCTCTTGAAAAAGGTATTCAACAGGTTGTCTTCGACCGAGGTGGCAACCTTTATCACGGTCGGGTTAAAGCCCTAGCCGATGCAGCCCGGGAAGCGGGCCTTAAATTCTGA